In one Aquila chrysaetos chrysaetos chromosome 24, bAquChr1.4, whole genome shotgun sequence genomic region, the following are encoded:
- the LAMTOR5 gene encoding ragulator complex protein LAMTOR5, with translation MEGTLEQHLEDTMKSPAVVGVLCTDSQGLNLGCRGTLSDEHAGVISVLAQQAAKLTSDPTDTPVVCLESDSGNIMIQKHDSITVAVHKLAS, from the exons ATGGAGGGGACGCTGGAGCAGCACCTGGAGGACAC CATGAAGAGCCCGGCCGTGGTGGGGGTTCTCTGCACCGACTCGCAGGGGCTCAACCTGGGCT GCCGAGGAACCCTCTCAGATGAGCACGCCGGTGTCATCTCTGTCCTCGCCCAGCAGGCAGCCAAGCTCACCTCCGACCCAACCGATACGCCTGTCGTGTGCTTGGAGTCAGACAGTGG GAATATCATGATCCAGAAGCACGACAGTATCACTGTAGCAGTTCACAAGCTGGCATCCTGA